A single region of the Oryzias latipes chromosome 19, ASM223467v1 genome encodes:
- the LOC110017164 gene encoding interferon a3-like: protein MLHRLVFACALVSLAGAGFSLRCRWLDHKFKQFSDTSLDLLEKMVNNATNSTEGDATEDIEVDFPHHLYRQASKESAENQVAFTVQVLKEVSALFEEEDSSSASWQQITVEKFLGVVNRQADELHSCVSESLVHKKNRKLRMYFKRLLDHILKKQGYSAEAWETIRKETKAHLLRAQRLLSPLISSK, encoded by the exons ATGCTCCACAGACTTGTCTTTGCGTGTGCGCTCGTGTCTCTGGCCGGCGCAGGATTCTCTCTGCGCTGCAGATGGCTGGATCACAAATTCAAACAGTTCAGTGACACCTCATTGGATCTGCTGGAGAAAATG GTAAATAACGCTACAAACAGCACTGAGGGGGATGCTACAGAAGACATCGAGGTGGACTTCCCTCATCATCTGTACAGACAGGCATCTAAAGAATCA GCTGAGAATCAAGTTGCCTTCACGGTCCAGGTTCTGAAGGAAGTGTCTGCCCTGTTTGAGGAGGAGGACAGTTCCTCTGCATCATGGCAGCAGATCACAGTGGAGAAGTTTCTCGGAGTGGTGAACAGACAGGCTGATGAGCTTCACTCATGTGTGTCCGAAAGCCTCGTCCACAAGAAGAACAGAAAGCTGCGCATGTATTTCAAGAGGCTGTTGGATCACATCCTGAAGAAACAG GGTTACAGTGCTGAAGCCTGGGAGACCATCAGGAAGGAAACTAAAGCTCATTTACTGAGAGCACAGCGGCTACTTTCCCCTTTAATCTCCTCCAAATGA